From the genome of Phreatobacter cathodiphilus, one region includes:
- a CDS encoding MBL fold metallo-hydrolase codes for MAEDIPFEREDAAVPGRPEQLSPLIRRVLCDNPGPFTFKGTVTYVVGTGRVAIIDPGPDDPRHVAAVLEAVKGETVEAILVTHTHRDHSPATAAVKAATGAPVYAEGPHRAARALNLGETNALDASGDKDFRPDVVLKDGDVVSGTGWTMEAVFTPGHTANHMAFALREEETLFSGDHVMAWSTSIVAPPDGSMGDYMASLDKLRARGERLFWPGHGGPVREPAKFMRALSHHRKLREAAILKRLATGDRSIPEIVAAIYEGLDPRLKSAAGLSVFAHLEDLVAKGLATSDGAPSLTGEFRAA; via the coding sequence ATGGCCGAGGATATCCCCTTCGAGCGCGAGGACGCGGCCGTGCCCGGCCGGCCGGAACAGCTTTCGCCGCTGATCCGCCGGGTTCTCTGCGACAATCCCGGGCCCTTCACCTTCAAGGGCACGGTGACCTATGTGGTCGGCACCGGCCGCGTCGCCATCATCGACCCCGGCCCCGACGATCCCCGCCATGTCGCCGCCGTGCTGGAGGCGGTGAAGGGGGAGACGGTGGAGGCGATCCTCGTCACCCACACCCACCGCGACCACTCGCCGGCCACGGCCGCCGTCAAGGCGGCGACCGGCGCGCCGGTCTATGCGGAGGGGCCGCACCGGGCGGCGCGCGCGCTGAACCTCGGCGAGACCAATGCGCTCGACGCCTCGGGCGACAAGGATTTCCGGCCGGACGTCGTGCTGAAGGACGGCGACGTCGTCTCCGGCACGGGCTGGACCATGGAGGCGGTGTTCACGCCGGGCCATACCGCCAACCACATGGCCTTCGCCCTCCGCGAGGAGGAGACGCTGTTCTCCGGCGACCACGTCATGGCCTGGTCGACCTCCATCGTGGCGCCGCCGGACGGGTCGATGGGCGACTACATGGCCTCCCTCGACAAGCTCCGGGCGCGCGGCGAGAGGCTGTTCTGGCCCGGCCACGGCGGGCCTGTGCGCGAGCCGGCGAAGTTCATGCGGGCGCTGTCGCATCACCGCAAGCTGCGCGAGGCGGCGATCCTCAAGCGCCTGGCGACAGGCGACCGGTCGATCCCGGAGATCGTCGCGGCGATCTACGAAGGGCTCGACCCCCGGCTGAAGAGCGCGGCGGGGCTGTCGGTCTTCGCCCATCTGGAAGACCTGGTGGCGAAGGGCCTCGCCACCAGCGACGGCGCCCCGTCGCTGACCGGCGAATTCCGCGCAGCGTGA
- a CDS encoding biotin transporter BioY, with the protein MSDATIAATLWPSGSAALPATTLRSLALVAGGVCLITLGAKASVPFWPVPLTLQTLAISVVAAAYGLRLGVATVATYLLAGLLGAPVFAGWSVGIAPFMGPTGGFLAGFLVMSAIIGAAADRGWDKAWPTTLAAMALANVIVFVPGLLWLGTFTGYGDKLLAAGLWPFALGTLVKTALAAALMPLAWGIVARLRG; encoded by the coding sequence ATGTCCGACGCGACCATTGCCGCGACCCTCTGGCCATCCGGTTCGGCCGCCCTGCCGGCGACGACCCTGCGCTCGCTCGCGTTGGTTGCCGGCGGCGTCTGCCTGATCACGCTCGGCGCCAAGGCGAGCGTGCCCTTCTGGCCGGTGCCGCTGACCCTGCAGACCCTCGCCATCTCGGTTGTCGCCGCCGCCTACGGCCTGCGCCTCGGCGTCGCGACCGTCGCGACCTATCTCCTCGCCGGCCTCCTCGGCGCGCCGGTCTTCGCCGGCTGGTCCGTCGGCATCGCTCCCTTCATGGGCCCGACAGGCGGCTTCCTCGCCGGCTTCCTGGTGATGTCGGCGATCATCGGCGCCGCCGCCGACCGCGGCTGGGACAAGGCGTGGCCGACGACCCTCGCCGCCATGGCCCTCGCCAACGTCATCGTCTTCGTGCCCGGCCTCCTCTGGCTCGGCACCTTCACCGGCTATGGCGACAAGCTGCTCGCGGCCGGCCTCTGGCCCTTCGCGCTGGGCACGCTGGTGAAGACGGCGCTCGCCGCCGCGCTCATGCCGCTGGCCTGGGGCATCGTCGCCCGCCTGCGCGGCTAG
- a CDS encoding LLM class flavin-dependent oxidoreductase, whose protein sequence is MTLFSILDLAPVPEGKTPGDALRNTIDLAGHADRLGYNRYWLAEHHNMTGIASAATAVVIGQVAAATNRIRVGAGGIMLPNHAPMVIAEQFGTLESLFPGRIDLGLGRAPGTDQRTLRALRVDPMDSDNFPQDVLELQAFLAPVQPGQPIQAVPGAGTEVPLWILGSSTFGAQLAAMLGLPYAFASHFAPDALMQALTLYRAKFTPSEQQATSYAMAGCNVFLAPTDEEARHLFTSAQQRAAGIFRGVRGLLPPPIDDIETFWSPMEKAQASRMLQFSFVGSPETVRRGLKQFVTQTGVDEVMVASAIFDHAKRVRSYEMLAEVVKDLAGEAAAA, encoded by the coding sequence ATGACCCTCTTCTCCATCCTCGACCTCGCGCCCGTGCCGGAGGGCAAGACGCCCGGCGACGCGCTGCGCAACACGATCGACCTCGCCGGCCATGCCGACCGGCTCGGCTACAACCGCTACTGGCTCGCCGAGCACCACAACATGACCGGCATCGCCAGCGCGGCCACCGCGGTGGTGATCGGCCAGGTGGCGGCCGCCACCAACCGCATCCGCGTCGGCGCCGGCGGCATCATGCTGCCGAACCACGCGCCCATGGTGATCGCCGAGCAGTTCGGCACGCTGGAGAGCCTGTTTCCCGGCCGCATCGACCTCGGGCTCGGCCGCGCGCCGGGCACCGACCAGCGCACCCTCAGGGCGTTGCGCGTCGACCCCATGGACTCCGACAATTTCCCGCAGGACGTGCTGGAGCTGCAGGCTTTCCTCGCTCCCGTCCAGCCCGGCCAGCCGATCCAGGCGGTGCCCGGCGCCGGCACCGAGGTGCCGCTGTGGATCCTCGGCTCCTCGACCTTCGGCGCCCAGCTCGCCGCCATGCTGGGGCTCCCTTACGCCTTCGCCTCGCATTTCGCGCCCGATGCGCTGATGCAGGCGCTGACGCTCTACCGGGCGAAGTTCACGCCCTCCGAACAGCAGGCGACGTCCTATGCCATGGCCGGCTGCAACGTCTTCCTCGCCCCCACCGACGAGGAGGCGCGGCACCTCTTCACCTCGGCGCAGCAGCGCGCCGCCGGCATCTTCCGCGGGGTCCGCGGCCTCCTGCCGCCGCCGATCGACGACATCGAGACCTTCTGGAGCCCGATGGAGAAGGCGCAGGCCTCGCGCATGCTGCAGTTCTCCTTCGTCGGATCGCCAGAGACGGTGCGCCGCGGCCTGAAGCAGTTCGTCACCCAGACGGGCGTCGACGAGGTGATGGTGGCCTCGGCGATCTTCGACCACGCCAAACGGGTGCGCTCCTACGAGATGCTGGCCGAGGTGGTGAAGGATCTCGCGGGCGAAGCCGCCGCGGCGTGA
- a CDS encoding GntR family transcriptional regulator, whose product MNEHPLIARRSLATELTGRLRDMIVEGTLKAGDKISEPDLCDLFGVSRTPLREALKVLAAEGLVDLTPNRGARVARIAPEAVEELFPIMGMLEALAGELACARLTPDDLSRLETMHAEMIGHWRRGEWVPYSGLNRRIHEEIFRIAGNATLAGLYQNLMVRIHAVRFVARKTPERWAEAIEDHERMMAALRKRDGAALSTLMREHLRHKADVVHEALRQLGAPEQG is encoded by the coding sequence ATGAACGAGCATCCGCTCATCGCCCGCCGCTCGCTCGCCACGGAGCTGACCGGCCGGCTGCGCGACATGATCGTCGAGGGCACGCTGAAGGCCGGCGACAAGATTTCCGAGCCCGACCTCTGCGACCTCTTCGGCGTCTCCCGCACGCCGTTGCGCGAGGCGCTGAAAGTTCTCGCCGCCGAGGGCCTCGTCGACCTCACGCCCAACCGCGGCGCCCGCGTCGCCCGCATCGCGCCGGAGGCGGTGGAGGAGCTCTTCCCCATCATGGGCATGCTGGAGGCTCTGGCGGGCGAACTCGCCTGCGCCCGCCTGACACCTGACGACCTCTCCCGCCTCGAAACCATGCACGCCGAGATGATCGGCCATTGGCGGCGCGGCGAATGGGTGCCCTATTCCGGCCTGAACCGGCGCATCCACGAGGAGATATTCCGCATCGCCGGCAACGCCACGCTGGCCGGCCTTTACCAGAACCTGATGGTGCGCATCCATGCGGTGCGCTTCGTCGCCCGCAAGACGCCAGAGCGCTGGGCCGAGGCCATCGAGGACCACGAGCGGATGATGGCGGCGCTTCGAAAGCGAGACGGCGCGGCGCTCTCGACCCTGATGCGCGAACATCTGCGCCACAAGGCCGATGTCGTTCACGAGGCGCTGCGCCAGCTCGGGGCGCCGGAGCAGGGCTGA
- a CDS encoding pyridoxal-phosphate-dependent aminotransferase family protein: protein MATNAPRVAGRHFLQIPGPSPVPERILSAIARQTIDHRGPDFGKLGLRVLDGMRSIFKTRGAVVIYPASGTGAWEAALANTLSPGDKVLMVETGHFATLWKTMAGKLGVEATFIPSDWRAGADPAAIEAALREDKEHAFKAVCVVHNETSTGSTSRIDEVRKAIDAAGHPALLMVDTISSLASVDYRHDEWGVDVTVAGSQKGLMLPPGLSFNAVSEKALAASKASRLPKSFWGWEEMIAAGKSGYFPYTPATNLLYGLDEAIQMLHEEGLDAVFARHLRHGEATRRAVAAWGLENLCTNPKHFSPVLTAVVMPEGHDADRLRSVILDAFDMSLGTGLSKVAKKVFRIGHLGDINDLTLVGTLGGVEMGLGLAGVPHKAGGVAAAMAYLAEGKREGGAKAA, encoded by the coding sequence ATGGCCACCAATGCCCCCCGCGTCGCGGGCCGCCACTTCCTGCAGATTCCCGGACCCTCGCCCGTGCCGGAGCGCATCCTCAGCGCCATCGCGCGGCAGACGATCGACCATCGCGGCCCGGATTTCGGCAAGCTCGGCCTGCGCGTCCTCGACGGCATGCGCTCGATTTTCAAGACCCGCGGCGCCGTGGTGATCTATCCGGCCTCGGGCACCGGCGCCTGGGAGGCCGCGCTCGCCAACACGCTCTCCCCAGGCGACAAGGTGCTGATGGTGGAGACCGGCCATTTCGCCACCCTGTGGAAGACCATGGCCGGCAAGCTCGGCGTCGAGGCGACCTTCATCCCCTCCGACTGGCGCGCCGGCGCCGATCCCGCCGCCATCGAGGCGGCGCTGCGCGAGGACAAGGAGCATGCCTTCAAGGCGGTCTGCGTCGTCCACAACGAGACCTCGACGGGCTCGACCTCGCGCATCGACGAGGTGAGGAAGGCCATCGACGCCGCCGGCCACCCGGCCCTGCTGATGGTCGACACCATCTCCTCGCTCGCTTCCGTCGACTACCGCCACGACGAGTGGGGCGTCGACGTCACCGTCGCGGGCTCGCAGAAGGGCCTGATGCTGCCGCCGGGCCTGTCGTTCAACGCGGTGTCGGAAAAGGCGCTCGCAGCCTCGAAGGCCTCGCGCCTGCCGAAGAGCTTCTGGGGCTGGGAGGAGATGATCGCTGCCGGCAAGTCCGGCTACTTCCCCTACACGCCGGCGACGAACCTGCTCTACGGCCTCGACGAGGCCATCCAGATGCTGCACGAGGAGGGCCTCGACGCCGTCTTCGCCCGCCATCTGCGCCACGGCGAGGCGACGCGCCGGGCGGTGGCGGCCTGGGGCCTGGAAAACCTCTGCACCAACCCGAAGCATTTCTCGCCCGTGCTCACCGCCGTCGTCATGCCGGAGGGCCACGACGCCGACCGGCTGCGCTCGGTGATCCTCGACGCCTTCGACATGTCGCTCGGCACCGGCCTGTCGAAGGTTGCCAAGAAGGTCTTCCGCATCGGCCATCTCGGCGACATCAACGATCTGACGCTCGTCGGCACGCTGGGCGGCGTCGAGATGGGCCTCGGCCTCGCCGGCGTGCCGCACAAGGCGGGCGGCGTCGCGGCGGCGATGGCCTATCTGGCGGAAGGCAAGCGCGAGGGTGGTGCCAAGGCGGCGTGA
- a CDS encoding FAD-binding and (Fe-S)-binding domain-containing protein, whose translation MSKTPDTPLQRRLASEVKGDVLFDRFSRGRYATDASIYQIMPLGAVVPETIDDAIRAVALARDAGVTVLPRGGGTSQCGQTVNASLVVDCSKRLNRILDLDVAGRTVRVEPGIVLDDLNRQLKKHGLWYPVDVSTASRATIGGMTANNSCGGRSLRYGTMRDNVLQVEAALADGTRRWFGEVSRDDAMRNDADLLTRDLLTLGEREASEVEVRFPKVQRRVGGYNLDALVPRGAANNMAHILVGSEGTLAFTTAVDLKLWPLLGPKVFGICHFGSFHEAMDAAQHLVTLKPIAVELVDRTMIGLARDIAMFRPTVERVVRGDPDALLVVEFAEETEAQNLQKLKDLAGLMGDLGFSWQGEGARFGGVVPVTEPAWQAAVTEMRSSGLNIMMSMKEAGKPVSFVEDCAVPLPDLAAYTAGLTEIFRAHGTEGTWYAHASVGCLHVRPVLNMKLDVDAKRMRSMAEQAFELVRRYKGSHSGEHGDGIVRSEFHEQMFGTRLVRAFEEVKDRFDPEGLFNPGKITRAPAMDDRTLFRYPPGYEGIEITPALDWSDYPGASKGFLGAIEMCNNNGTCRKLDGGAMCPSYRVTRDEQHVTRGRANTLRLAMTGQLGPDALLAPEMEETLKLCVSCKACKRECPTGVDMARMKIEVAAVRHAARGASLHETLVAHLPRFAPFAAMAPWLFNLRDRLPGLAALSEKLAQFSARRSLPRWRSDVFAPPAAEGPEAGREVVLFADTFNRAFERENLDAAVTVLTTAGYRVHHARPAGGGRPLCCGRTYLATGMVDNARREAERLVAALAPFAARGVPVIGLEPSCLFSLRDEIPALLRSEDATAVAGVAVLFEELIAAEAKAGRLALPLGEMKAKAVLHGHCHQKAFGAMGAVEGALRLIPGLEVQTVESSCCGMAGAFGYHAETIDASLAMAELSLLPAVRKAPDDAIIVADGTSCRHQIADGAGREAVHVARVLAMSLGQKAGAGTTTP comes from the coding sequence ATGAGCAAGACGCCCGACACGCCGCTGCAGCGCCGCCTCGCCTCCGAGGTGAAGGGCGACGTTCTCTTCGATCGCTTCTCGCGCGGCCGCTACGCCACCGACGCCTCGATCTACCAGATCATGCCGCTGGGCGCGGTGGTCCCCGAGACCATTGACGATGCCATCCGCGCCGTGGCGCTCGCCCGCGATGCGGGCGTCACCGTCCTCCCCCGCGGCGGCGGCACCTCCCAGTGCGGCCAGACGGTCAATGCCTCCCTCGTCGTCGACTGTTCGAAGCGCCTCAACCGCATCCTCGACCTCGACGTCGCCGGCCGCACCGTCCGCGTCGAGCCGGGCATCGTCCTCGACGACCTCAACCGCCAGCTCAAGAAGCACGGCCTCTGGTATCCGGTCGACGTCTCCACCGCCTCCCGCGCCACCATCGGCGGCATGACCGCCAACAATTCCTGCGGCGGCCGCTCGCTGCGCTACGGCACCATGCGCGACAACGTTCTCCAGGTGGAGGCGGCGCTCGCCGACGGCACCCGCCGCTGGTTCGGCGAGGTCTCCCGCGACGATGCGATGCGCAATGACGCCGACCTTCTGACCCGCGACCTCCTCACCCTCGGCGAGCGCGAGGCCTCGGAGGTCGAGGTGCGCTTCCCGAAGGTCCAGCGCCGCGTCGGCGGCTACAACCTCGACGCTCTCGTGCCGAGGGGCGCCGCCAACAACATGGCCCATATCCTCGTGGGCTCGGAGGGCACGCTCGCCTTCACCACCGCGGTCGACCTGAAGCTCTGGCCGCTGCTCGGCCCGAAGGTCTTCGGCATCTGCCATTTCGGCTCCTTCCACGAGGCGATGGACGCCGCCCAGCACCTCGTCACCCTGAAGCCCATCGCGGTGGAGCTGGTCGACCGCACCATGATCGGGCTTGCCCGCGACATCGCCATGTTCCGCCCGACGGTGGAGCGCGTGGTGCGCGGGGATCCGGACGCGCTGCTGGTGGTGGAATTCGCCGAGGAGACGGAAGCCCAGAACCTGCAGAAGCTGAAGGATCTCGCGGGCCTGATGGGCGATCTCGGCTTCTCCTGGCAGGGGGAGGGCGCCCGCTTCGGCGGCGTGGTGCCGGTCACGGAGCCCGCCTGGCAGGCGGCGGTGACCGAGATGCGCTCCTCGGGCCTCAACATCATGATGTCGATGAAGGAGGCGGGAAAGCCGGTTTCCTTCGTCGAGGATTGCGCCGTGCCGCTGCCCGATCTCGCGGCCTACACCGCCGGCCTCACGGAGATCTTCCGCGCCCACGGCACCGAGGGCACCTGGTACGCCCACGCCTCGGTCGGCTGCCTCCACGTGCGCCCCGTGCTCAACATGAAGCTGGACGTGGATGCCAAGCGCATGCGCTCCATGGCAGAGCAGGCCTTCGAACTGGTGCGCCGCTACAAGGGCTCGCATTCCGGCGAGCATGGCGACGGCATCGTCCGCTCCGAGTTCCACGAACAGATGTTCGGCACCCGCCTCGTCCGCGCCTTCGAGGAGGTGAAGGACCGCTTCGATCCCGAGGGCCTGTTCAATCCCGGCAAGATCACCCGCGCCCCCGCCATGGACGACCGGACGCTGTTCCGCTACCCGCCGGGCTACGAGGGCATCGAGATCACGCCCGCCCTCGACTGGTCCGACTATCCCGGTGCGAGCAAGGGTTTCCTCGGCGCCATCGAGATGTGCAACAACAACGGCACCTGCCGGAAGCTCGACGGCGGCGCCATGTGCCCGAGCTACCGCGTCACCCGTGACGAGCAGCATGTGACGCGCGGGCGGGCCAACACGCTGCGCCTCGCCATGACCGGCCAGCTCGGTCCCGATGCGCTGCTGGCGCCGGAAATGGAGGAGACGCTGAAGCTCTGCGTCTCCTGCAAGGCCTGCAAGCGCGAGTGCCCGACCGGCGTCGACATGGCCCGCATGAAGATCGAGGTGGCGGCCGTGCGGCATGCCGCCAGAGGCGCGAGCCTGCACGAGACCCTGGTGGCGCACCTGCCGCGTTTCGCCCCCTTCGCGGCGATGGCGCCCTGGCTCTTCAACCTGCGCGACCGCCTGCCTGGCCTCGCGGCGCTGTCGGAGAAGCTGGCGCAGTTCTCGGCCCGCCGGTCCCTGCCGCGTTGGCGCTCCGACGTCTTTGCGCCGCCCGCCGCCGAGGGCCCCGAGGCGGGGCGCGAGGTGGTTCTCTTCGCCGACACCTTCAACCGCGCCTTCGAGCGCGAGAACCTCGACGCCGCGGTGACCGTGCTGACAACAGCCGGCTACCGCGTCCACCATGCGCGGCCCGCGGGCGGCGGCCGGCCGCTGTGCTGCGGTCGCACCTATCTCGCCACCGGCATGGTCGACAATGCCCGACGCGAGGCGGAGCGGCTGGTGGCGGCGCTGGCGCCCTTCGCCGCCCGCGGCGTGCCGGTAATCGGCCTCGAACCCTCCTGCCTCTTCTCCCTGCGCGACGAGATCCCGGCGCTGCTGCGCTCGGAGGACGCGACGGCGGTGGCCGGGGTGGCGGTGCTCTTCGAAGAGTTGATCGCCGCCGAAGCCAAGGCCGGCCGGCTCGCCCTGCCGCTCGGCGAGATGAAGGCGAAGGCGGTTCTCCACGGCCATTGCCATCAGAAGGCCTTCGGCGCCATGGGCGCGGTGGAGGGGGCGCTGCGCCTCATTCCCGGCCTCGAGGTGCAGACGGTGGAGAGCTCCTGCTGCGGCATGGCGGGGGCCTTCGGCTATCACGCCGAGACCATCGACGCCTCGCTCGCCATGGCAGAGTTGTCGCTGCTCCCCGCCGTCCGCAAGGCGCCCGACGACGCGATCATCGTCGCCGACGGCACCTCGTGCCGTCACCAGATCGCCGACGGCGCCGGTCGCGAGGCGGTGCATGTGGCGCGCGTTCTGGCCATGAGCCTGGGGCAGAAGGCGGGAGCAGGGACGACCACGCCCTGA
- a CDS encoding Bug family tripartite tricarboxylate transporter substrate binding protein — MRKFIFAGFAALSMSLFGAAAEAQTWPTRPITFHVPFAAGGGTDAFARPLAAQLEKQLGQGVVIENRAGAGGTAGALVASRAAPDGYSFFVGAAHHTIAPSLYPRLDYNIETDFIPIAIIAQPPQIIVVNPRRVPATTLAELIALAKSKPDELIYGSAGIGTTHHLVGELFKILTQTKIRHVPYRGAGPAMADLVAGQIDMVFDGLGTSAPQIQGGAIRGIAVAAPARSPAVPNVPTASEAGLQNFDVSTWYAVFAPKNTPAPIIERMRTEIRTALQVPMIKEAWARNGSDIPTLEGAEFGRFVSSEVQRWRKVVTDAGVKLE, encoded by the coding sequence ATGCGCAAGTTCATATTCGCCGGCTTCGCCGCGCTCTCCATGTCGCTGTTCGGTGCGGCGGCGGAGGCTCAGACCTGGCCGACACGGCCGATCACCTTCCACGTGCCCTTCGCCGCCGGCGGCGGCACCGACGCTTTCGCCCGTCCGCTCGCCGCCCAGCTCGAGAAGCAGCTCGGCCAGGGTGTCGTCATCGAGAACCGGGCCGGCGCCGGCGGCACGGCCGGTGCGCTGGTCGCCTCGCGCGCCGCGCCCGACGGCTATTCCTTCTTCGTCGGCGCCGCGCACCACACGATCGCTCCCTCGCTCTATCCGCGCCTCGACTACAACATCGAGACGGACTTCATCCCGATCGCGATCATCGCCCAGCCGCCGCAGATCATCGTGGTCAATCCGCGCCGCGTGCCGGCGACGACGCTCGCCGAGCTCATCGCGCTGGCGAAATCGAAGCCCGACGAGCTGATCTACGGCTCGGCCGGCATCGGCACGACCCACCACCTGGTCGGCGAATTGTTCAAGATCCTGACCCAGACGAAGATCCGCCACGTGCCCTATCGCGGCGCGGGCCCGGCCATGGCCGATCTCGTCGCCGGCCAGATCGACATGGTCTTCGACGGCCTCGGTACCTCGGCGCCGCAGATCCAGGGCGGCGCCATCCGCGGCATCGCCGTGGCGGCTCCGGCCCGCAGCCCGGCGGTGCCCAACGTGCCGACGGCGTCGGAAGCCGGCCTGCAGAACTTCGACGTTTCCACCTGGTATGCGGTCTTCGCGCCGAAGAACACGCCGGCGCCGATCATCGAGCGCATGCGCACCGAGATCCGGACGGCGCTGCAGGTGCCGATGATCAAGGAGGCCTGGGCGCGGAACGGTTCGGACATCCCGACCCTCGAGGGCGCGGAATTCGGCCGCTTCGTGTCGTCCGAGGTGCAGCGCTGGCGCAAGGTCGTGACCGATGCGGGGGTGAAGCTGGAGTGA
- a CDS encoding protein adenylyltransferase SelO family protein: protein MSMMTYRPSTAHADLGPAFFDVVAPARFPQHVLRFRNQRWAEAVGLGGLSDAQWISHFGQFEPLPDNLPQPLALRYHGHQFRSYNPDLGDGRGFLAAQLVDGEGRLLDLGTKGSGQTPYSRSGDGRLTLKGGVREVLASTLLEAFGVYTSKTFSLIETGEQLMRGDEPSPTRSAVMVRLSHSHVRFGTFQRCLAHNDSDGIAALVAHCIRHYHPQAARGGDVAKEAAALLAAVSQATGALAGEWMAAGFVHGVLNTDNMVVTGESFDYGPWRFLPRYEPGFTAAYFDQTGLYAFGRQPGAVAWNLERFAECLTLVAPVAELEDALRTYAGAFHEGLRRALCARLGLRQVDADTDDELAAAVFQFLLKSQAPFERTLFDWHGGLARRAFAMAGPQAHFYQGEDFARLEAALGAHEPVPPAPGAAAYFEGEGPATLLIEEVEALWAPIAERDDWSLFAAKLDHIERARVAHAIASRR, encoded by the coding sequence ATGTCCATGATGACCTACCGGCCCTCCACTGCCCATGCCGATCTCGGCCCCGCCTTCTTTGACGTCGTCGCGCCGGCACGGTTCCCGCAGCACGTCCTGCGCTTCCGCAACCAGCGCTGGGCCGAGGCGGTCGGCCTCGGCGGCCTGTCGGATGCGCAATGGATCTCCCATTTCGGCCAGTTCGAGCCTCTGCCGGACAACCTCCCTCAGCCCCTGGCGCTGCGCTATCACGGCCACCAGTTCCGCTCCTACAACCCGGACCTCGGCGACGGGCGCGGCTTCCTCGCCGCGCAGCTCGTCGACGGCGAGGGACGCCTCCTCGACCTCGGCACCAAGGGCTCGGGGCAGACGCCCTATTCGCGCTCCGGCGACGGGCGCCTGACCCTCAAGGGCGGCGTGCGCGAGGTGCTGGCCTCGACCCTGCTGGAGGCCTTCGGCGTCTACACCTCCAAGACCTTCTCGCTCATCGAGACCGGCGAGCAGCTCATGCGCGGCGACGAGCCCTCGCCGACACGCTCCGCGGTCATGGTGCGGCTGTCGCACAGCCACGTGCGCTTCGGCACCTTCCAGCGCTGCCTCGCCCACAACGACTCCGACGGCATCGCGGCCCTCGTCGCCCATTGTATCCGCCACTACCACCCGCAGGCGGCGCGCGGCGGAGACGTGGCGAAGGAGGCTGCCGCCCTGCTCGCCGCGGTCTCCCAGGCGACGGGCGCCCTCGCCGGCGAGTGGATGGCCGCGGGCTTCGTCCACGGCGTGCTCAACACCGACAACATGGTCGTCACCGGCGAGAGCTTCGACTACGGCCCCTGGCGCTTCCTGCCGCGCTACGAGCCCGGTTTCACCGCCGCCTATTTCGACCAGACCGGCCTCTACGCCTTCGGGCGTCAGCCGGGGGCGGTGGCCTGGAACCTCGAGCGCTTCGCCGAATGCCTGACGCTGGTCGCCCCGGTGGCCGAGCTCGAGGACGCACTGAGAACCTATGCCGGCGCCTTCCACGAAGGTCTGCGGCGGGCGCTCTGCGCACGGCTCGGCCTGCGCCAGGTCGACGCGGACACCGATGACGAGCTCGCCGCCGCGGTCTTCCAGTTCCTGCTGAAGTCGCAGGCCCCCTTCGAGCGCACCCTGTTCGACTGGCACGGCGGCCTGGCGCGGCGCGCCTTCGCCATGGCGGGGCCGCAGGCGCATTTCTACCAGGGCGAGGATTTCGCCCGGCTCGAGGCGGCGCTCGGCGCTCACGAGCCCGTGCCGCCGGCGCCCGGCGCCGCCGCCTATTTCGAGGGCGAGGGTCCGGCGACGCTGCTGATCGAGGAGGTGGAGGCGCTGTGGGCCCCCATCGCCGAGCGCGACGACTGGAGCCTGTTCGCCGCCAAGCTTGACCACATCGAGCGCGCGCGCGTGGCTCACGCCATCGCGTCGCGACGATAG